Proteins from a genomic interval of Drosophila willistoni isolate 14030-0811.24 chromosome 2L unlocalized genomic scaffold, UCI_dwil_1.1 Seg139, whole genome shotgun sequence:
- the LOC6638363 gene encoding protein EFR3 homolog cmp44E isoform X1 yields MALIRCCFEPPELPEFFDSFVQKCTDSSCCCGCCSALRPRYKRLVDNIFPVNPEDGLVKSNMEKLTFYSLSSPDKLDRIGEYLYQKATKDINRKRYKLAEIAMEAMDLLLQACHAQTTLNLFVESFLRMVQKLLEDNNPNLKIMATNSFVKFANINEDTPSYHRRYDFFISKFSSMCHSSESQDLRDSLRLAGIKGLQGVIRKTVSDDLVENIWEAQHMEKIVPSLLFNMQFCVNVMFVKKNLLASGDMTPVEDATNVTPPVLAEEVLRELVGRASFGHIRSVLKPLLTHLDRHELWVPNTFAIHTFRIVMISIQPQYSYTVVETLMQHLDSNFKSSPKTRTSLAVVLSKIIAIAAGESVGPSALDIINNLLTHLRTSVSTTTEITTEESQYQEALINALGEFANHHPDYQKIEIMLFIMNTVPDLSKKSKSDQMLQNILLKSLLKVGTQYSTVSFEKAFPASFLQPLLKMARAPHDPTRMIVMQIFQALLDRHQNEQVLSNVSVKPYPALSQEPPSRSDIIFTHKYGANIMQALIDSMALSDRVDPLSSSYNTAALLIVEMSCSETVQEFLLFILGIQQVASTVETLGAVHKCNLHAIAISLLVLISRVTGINNLLEYAQKIIDARREEAAYYLPPLLEPKKMSSKNLNLSLPHLSIDKLALGECLQNAGMDAQRLNTGAPYTLHQTDHPGHRHSWVESVSNMTQRNSSADLTVYNGDVDSVNSSPGVTKKILAPEFNFDAMKRALAEPTETAKKEQRERQMQIVQTFREGEFDDLMRRTEPKHELIQNRLNELFNSLAVERQITQSDNKTAQSQASHEKPVYETNFPELFYY; encoded by the exons ATGGCGTTAATACGTTGCTGCTTTGAGCCGCCAGAATTACCCGAATTTTTTGACAGTTTTGTCCAGAAATGCACGGATTCCAGct GCTGCTGTGGCTGTTGTTCGGCCCTGAGGCCACGCTATAAACGTCTGGTGGACAACATATTTCCCGTCAATCCCGAAGATGGTCTGGTCAAATCAAATATGGAAAAGTTGACCTTCTATTCGCTGAGCTCACCGGATAAATTGGATCGCATTGGTGAATATTTGTATCAAAAGGCCACCAAGGATATCAATCGCAAGCGTTACAA GCTAGCTGAGATAGCCATGGAGGCCATGGATTTGCTACTCCAAGCTTGTCATGCCCAGACTACTCTGAATTTGTTTGTGGAATCATTTTTGCGTATGGTGCAAAAACTACTCGAGGATAATAATCCGAATTTAAAGATAATGGCCACCAATTCG TTTGTGAAATTTGCCAATATCAATGAGGATACTCCATCGTACCATCGTCGGTATGATTTCTTTATCTCGAAATTCTCATCGATGTGTCACAGTAGCGAGAGTCAGGATCTAAGGGATAGCCTACGTTTGGCTGGCATTAAGGGTCTTCAGGGAGTTATACGTAAAACTGTGTCCGATGATTTGGTTGAAAACATTTGGGAGGCTCAACATATGGAGAAAATAGTGCCCTCTCTACTCTTCAATATGCAG ttttGTGTAAACGTTATGTTTGTGAAGAAAAATTTACTGGcg tcTGGTGATATGACACCCGTCGAAGATGCCACCAATGTAACGCCGCCGGTTCTGGCCGAGGAAGTGCTTCGTGAATTAGTGGGACGCGCCTCATTTGGACACATACGGAGTGTCCTCAAGCCGCTGTTGAC TCACTTGGATCGTCATGAGTTGTGGGTTCCAAATACTTTTGCAATCCATACATTCCGCATTGTGATGATATCCATACAACCGCAATACTCTTACACTGTGGTGGAGACTCTGATGCAACATTTGGATAGCAATTTCAAATCCTCACCAAAGACACGAACCTCGCTGGCGGTGGTTCTGTCCAAGATTATAGCCATAGCAGCTGGTGAAAGTGTTGGACCCTCCGCATTAGATATTATTAATAATCTATTGACCCATTTACGTACAAGTGTGAGTACGACAACGGAAATTACCACAGAAGAGTCCCAATATCAGGAGGCTTTAATCAATGCACTGGGAGAATTTGCTAATCATCATCCAGATTATCAGAAGATCGAGATAATGTTGTTCATAATGAACACAGTGCCGGATCTATCGAAGAAGAGTAAAAGTGATCAAATGTTGCAGAATATATTATTGAAATCGCTACTTAAAGTGGGCACACAATATAGCACAGTGTCCTTTGAGAAAGCTTTTCCGGCATCGTTTTTGCAACCCTTACTGAAGATGGCCCGTGCTCCACATGATCCAACGCGGATGATTGTGATGCAGATATTCCAGGCTCTACTCGATCGCCATCAGAACGAACAAGTCCTGAGCAATGTGAGTGTGAAACCGTATCCAGCATTATCCCAGGAGCCACCATCACGTTCGGATATTATATTTACGCACAAATATGGAGCGAATATTATGCAGGCTTTAATTGATAGCATGGCTCTGTCGGATCGGGTAGATCCTCTATCGTCCAGCTATAATACAGCCGCCCTGCTCATTGTGGAGATGTCGTGCAGTGAGACGGTGCAAGAGTTTCTACTATTCATATTGGG AATTCAACAAGTGGCTAGCACTGTGGAGACTTTGGGTGCCGTGCATAAATGTAATTTGCATGCCATAGCCATTTCTCTGCTGGTGCTCATCTCACGCGTTACTGGTATCAACAATCTACTCGAATATgcacaaaaaattattgacGCACGGCGGGAAGAGGCCGCCTACTATTTGCCTCCGTTGTTGGAGCCCAAAAAAATGTCTTCAAAGAATCTAAATCTATCACTTCCACATTTATCCATTGATAAACTGGCATTGGGTGAATGTCTACAGAATGCCGGAATGGATGCACAACGTTTGAACACGGGAGCACCGTATACGCTACATCAAACCGATCATCCAGGTCATCGGCATTCGTGGGTGGAGTCAGTAAGCAATATGACACAGCGTAATAGTTCGGCAGATCTGACCGTTTATAATGGGGATGTGGATAGTGTCAATAGTTCGCCGGGTGTAACCAAAAAGATTCTAGCACCAGAGTTCAATTTTGATGCCATGAAACGGGCCCTGGCCGAGCCCACAGAGACGGCCAAGAAGGAGCAACGTGAACGGCAAATGCAAATTGTTCAAACATTCCGTGAGGGCGAATTCGATGATCTAATGCGGCGAACAGAACCAAAG CATGAGCTAATACAAAATCGTCTTAATGAATTGTTCAACTCTTTGGCCGTTGAGCGTCAAATTACTCAGAGTGATAACAAGACAGCCCAATCCCAGGCTAGCCATGAGAAGCCAGTCTATGAAACAAATTTTCCCGAGCTGTTCTATTACTAG
- the LOC6638363 gene encoding protein EFR3 homolog cmp44E isoform X2 — protein sequence MALIRCCFEPPELPEFFDSFVQKCTDSSCCCGCCSALRPRYKRLVDNIFPVNPEDGLVKSNMEKLTFYSLSSPDKLDRIGEYLYQKATKDINRKRYKLAEIAMEAMDLLLQACHAQTTLNLFVESFLRMVQKLLEDNNPNLKIMATNSFVKFANINEDTPSYHRRYDFFISKFSSMCHSSESQDLRDSLRLAGIKGLQGVIRKTVSDDLVENIWEAQHMEKIVPSLLFNMQSGDMTPVEDATNVTPPVLAEEVLRELVGRASFGHIRSVLKPLLTHLDRHELWVPNTFAIHTFRIVMISIQPQYSYTVVETLMQHLDSNFKSSPKTRTSLAVVLSKIIAIAAGESVGPSALDIINNLLTHLRTSVSTTTEITTEESQYQEALINALGEFANHHPDYQKIEIMLFIMNTVPDLSKKSKSDQMLQNILLKSLLKVGTQYSTVSFEKAFPASFLQPLLKMARAPHDPTRMIVMQIFQALLDRHQNEQVLSNVSVKPYPALSQEPPSRSDIIFTHKYGANIMQALIDSMALSDRVDPLSSSYNTAALLIVEMSCSETVQEFLLFILGIQQVASTVETLGAVHKCNLHAIAISLLVLISRVTGINNLLEYAQKIIDARREEAAYYLPPLLEPKKMSSKNLNLSLPHLSIDKLALGECLQNAGMDAQRLNTGAPYTLHQTDHPGHRHSWVESVSNMTQRNSSADLTVYNGDVDSVNSSPGVTKKILAPEFNFDAMKRALAEPTETAKKEQRERQMQIVQTFREGEFDDLMRRTEPKHELIQNRLNELFNSLAVERQITQSDNKTAQSQASHEKPVYETNFPELFYY from the exons ATGGCGTTAATACGTTGCTGCTTTGAGCCGCCAGAATTACCCGAATTTTTTGACAGTTTTGTCCAGAAATGCACGGATTCCAGct GCTGCTGTGGCTGTTGTTCGGCCCTGAGGCCACGCTATAAACGTCTGGTGGACAACATATTTCCCGTCAATCCCGAAGATGGTCTGGTCAAATCAAATATGGAAAAGTTGACCTTCTATTCGCTGAGCTCACCGGATAAATTGGATCGCATTGGTGAATATTTGTATCAAAAGGCCACCAAGGATATCAATCGCAAGCGTTACAA GCTAGCTGAGATAGCCATGGAGGCCATGGATTTGCTACTCCAAGCTTGTCATGCCCAGACTACTCTGAATTTGTTTGTGGAATCATTTTTGCGTATGGTGCAAAAACTACTCGAGGATAATAATCCGAATTTAAAGATAATGGCCACCAATTCG TTTGTGAAATTTGCCAATATCAATGAGGATACTCCATCGTACCATCGTCGGTATGATTTCTTTATCTCGAAATTCTCATCGATGTGTCACAGTAGCGAGAGTCAGGATCTAAGGGATAGCCTACGTTTGGCTGGCATTAAGGGTCTTCAGGGAGTTATACGTAAAACTGTGTCCGATGATTTGGTTGAAAACATTTGGGAGGCTCAACATATGGAGAAAATAGTGCCCTCTCTACTCTTCAATATGCAG tcTGGTGATATGACACCCGTCGAAGATGCCACCAATGTAACGCCGCCGGTTCTGGCCGAGGAAGTGCTTCGTGAATTAGTGGGACGCGCCTCATTTGGACACATACGGAGTGTCCTCAAGCCGCTGTTGAC TCACTTGGATCGTCATGAGTTGTGGGTTCCAAATACTTTTGCAATCCATACATTCCGCATTGTGATGATATCCATACAACCGCAATACTCTTACACTGTGGTGGAGACTCTGATGCAACATTTGGATAGCAATTTCAAATCCTCACCAAAGACACGAACCTCGCTGGCGGTGGTTCTGTCCAAGATTATAGCCATAGCAGCTGGTGAAAGTGTTGGACCCTCCGCATTAGATATTATTAATAATCTATTGACCCATTTACGTACAAGTGTGAGTACGACAACGGAAATTACCACAGAAGAGTCCCAATATCAGGAGGCTTTAATCAATGCACTGGGAGAATTTGCTAATCATCATCCAGATTATCAGAAGATCGAGATAATGTTGTTCATAATGAACACAGTGCCGGATCTATCGAAGAAGAGTAAAAGTGATCAAATGTTGCAGAATATATTATTGAAATCGCTACTTAAAGTGGGCACACAATATAGCACAGTGTCCTTTGAGAAAGCTTTTCCGGCATCGTTTTTGCAACCCTTACTGAAGATGGCCCGTGCTCCACATGATCCAACGCGGATGATTGTGATGCAGATATTCCAGGCTCTACTCGATCGCCATCAGAACGAACAAGTCCTGAGCAATGTGAGTGTGAAACCGTATCCAGCATTATCCCAGGAGCCACCATCACGTTCGGATATTATATTTACGCACAAATATGGAGCGAATATTATGCAGGCTTTAATTGATAGCATGGCTCTGTCGGATCGGGTAGATCCTCTATCGTCCAGCTATAATACAGCCGCCCTGCTCATTGTGGAGATGTCGTGCAGTGAGACGGTGCAAGAGTTTCTACTATTCATATTGGG AATTCAACAAGTGGCTAGCACTGTGGAGACTTTGGGTGCCGTGCATAAATGTAATTTGCATGCCATAGCCATTTCTCTGCTGGTGCTCATCTCACGCGTTACTGGTATCAACAATCTACTCGAATATgcacaaaaaattattgacGCACGGCGGGAAGAGGCCGCCTACTATTTGCCTCCGTTGTTGGAGCCCAAAAAAATGTCTTCAAAGAATCTAAATCTATCACTTCCACATTTATCCATTGATAAACTGGCATTGGGTGAATGTCTACAGAATGCCGGAATGGATGCACAACGTTTGAACACGGGAGCACCGTATACGCTACATCAAACCGATCATCCAGGTCATCGGCATTCGTGGGTGGAGTCAGTAAGCAATATGACACAGCGTAATAGTTCGGCAGATCTGACCGTTTATAATGGGGATGTGGATAGTGTCAATAGTTCGCCGGGTGTAACCAAAAAGATTCTAGCACCAGAGTTCAATTTTGATGCCATGAAACGGGCCCTGGCCGAGCCCACAGAGACGGCCAAGAAGGAGCAACGTGAACGGCAAATGCAAATTGTTCAAACATTCCGTGAGGGCGAATTCGATGATCTAATGCGGCGAACAGAACCAAAG CATGAGCTAATACAAAATCGTCTTAATGAATTGTTCAACTCTTTGGCCGTTGAGCGTCAAATTACTCAGAGTGATAACAAGACAGCCCAATCCCAGGCTAGCCATGAGAAGCCAGTCTATGAAACAAATTTTCCCGAGCTGTTCTATTACTAG
- the LOC6638363 gene encoding protein EFR3 homolog cmp44E isoform X3 produces the protein MPGCCGCCSALRPRYKRLVDNIFPVNPEDGLVKSNMEKLTFYSLSSPDKLDRIGEYLYQKATKDINRKRYKLAEIAMEAMDLLLQACHAQTTLNLFVESFLRMVQKLLEDNNPNLKIMATNSFVKFANINEDTPSYHRRYDFFISKFSSMCHSSESQDLRDSLRLAGIKGLQGVIRKTVSDDLVENIWEAQHMEKIVPSLLFNMQFCVNVMFVKKNLLASGDMTPVEDATNVTPPVLAEEVLRELVGRASFGHIRSVLKPLLTHLDRHELWVPNTFAIHTFRIVMISIQPQYSYTVVETLMQHLDSNFKSSPKTRTSLAVVLSKIIAIAAGESVGPSALDIINNLLTHLRTSVSTTTEITTEESQYQEALINALGEFANHHPDYQKIEIMLFIMNTVPDLSKKSKSDQMLQNILLKSLLKVGTQYSTVSFEKAFPASFLQPLLKMARAPHDPTRMIVMQIFQALLDRHQNEQVLSNVSVKPYPALSQEPPSRSDIIFTHKYGANIMQALIDSMALSDRVDPLSSSYNTAALLIVEMSCSETVQEFLLFILGIQQVASTVETLGAVHKCNLHAIAISLLVLISRVTGINNLLEYAQKIIDARREEAAYYLPPLLEPKKMSSKNLNLSLPHLSIDKLALGECLQNAGMDAQRLNTGAPYTLHQTDHPGHRHSWVESVSNMTQRNSSADLTVYNGDVDSVNSSPGVTKKILAPEFNFDAMKRALAEPTETAKKEQRERQMQIVQTFREGEFDDLMRRTEPKHELIQNRLNELFNSLAVERQITQSDNKTAQSQASHEKPVYETNFPELFYY, from the exons ATGCCTG GCTGCTGTGGCTGTTGTTCGGCCCTGAGGCCACGCTATAAACGTCTGGTGGACAACATATTTCCCGTCAATCCCGAAGATGGTCTGGTCAAATCAAATATGGAAAAGTTGACCTTCTATTCGCTGAGCTCACCGGATAAATTGGATCGCATTGGTGAATATTTGTATCAAAAGGCCACCAAGGATATCAATCGCAAGCGTTACAA GCTAGCTGAGATAGCCATGGAGGCCATGGATTTGCTACTCCAAGCTTGTCATGCCCAGACTACTCTGAATTTGTTTGTGGAATCATTTTTGCGTATGGTGCAAAAACTACTCGAGGATAATAATCCGAATTTAAAGATAATGGCCACCAATTCG TTTGTGAAATTTGCCAATATCAATGAGGATACTCCATCGTACCATCGTCGGTATGATTTCTTTATCTCGAAATTCTCATCGATGTGTCACAGTAGCGAGAGTCAGGATCTAAGGGATAGCCTACGTTTGGCTGGCATTAAGGGTCTTCAGGGAGTTATACGTAAAACTGTGTCCGATGATTTGGTTGAAAACATTTGGGAGGCTCAACATATGGAGAAAATAGTGCCCTCTCTACTCTTCAATATGCAG ttttGTGTAAACGTTATGTTTGTGAAGAAAAATTTACTGGcg tcTGGTGATATGACACCCGTCGAAGATGCCACCAATGTAACGCCGCCGGTTCTGGCCGAGGAAGTGCTTCGTGAATTAGTGGGACGCGCCTCATTTGGACACATACGGAGTGTCCTCAAGCCGCTGTTGAC TCACTTGGATCGTCATGAGTTGTGGGTTCCAAATACTTTTGCAATCCATACATTCCGCATTGTGATGATATCCATACAACCGCAATACTCTTACACTGTGGTGGAGACTCTGATGCAACATTTGGATAGCAATTTCAAATCCTCACCAAAGACACGAACCTCGCTGGCGGTGGTTCTGTCCAAGATTATAGCCATAGCAGCTGGTGAAAGTGTTGGACCCTCCGCATTAGATATTATTAATAATCTATTGACCCATTTACGTACAAGTGTGAGTACGACAACGGAAATTACCACAGAAGAGTCCCAATATCAGGAGGCTTTAATCAATGCACTGGGAGAATTTGCTAATCATCATCCAGATTATCAGAAGATCGAGATAATGTTGTTCATAATGAACACAGTGCCGGATCTATCGAAGAAGAGTAAAAGTGATCAAATGTTGCAGAATATATTATTGAAATCGCTACTTAAAGTGGGCACACAATATAGCACAGTGTCCTTTGAGAAAGCTTTTCCGGCATCGTTTTTGCAACCCTTACTGAAGATGGCCCGTGCTCCACATGATCCAACGCGGATGATTGTGATGCAGATATTCCAGGCTCTACTCGATCGCCATCAGAACGAACAAGTCCTGAGCAATGTGAGTGTGAAACCGTATCCAGCATTATCCCAGGAGCCACCATCACGTTCGGATATTATATTTACGCACAAATATGGAGCGAATATTATGCAGGCTTTAATTGATAGCATGGCTCTGTCGGATCGGGTAGATCCTCTATCGTCCAGCTATAATACAGCCGCCCTGCTCATTGTGGAGATGTCGTGCAGTGAGACGGTGCAAGAGTTTCTACTATTCATATTGGG AATTCAACAAGTGGCTAGCACTGTGGAGACTTTGGGTGCCGTGCATAAATGTAATTTGCATGCCATAGCCATTTCTCTGCTGGTGCTCATCTCACGCGTTACTGGTATCAACAATCTACTCGAATATgcacaaaaaattattgacGCACGGCGGGAAGAGGCCGCCTACTATTTGCCTCCGTTGTTGGAGCCCAAAAAAATGTCTTCAAAGAATCTAAATCTATCACTTCCACATTTATCCATTGATAAACTGGCATTGGGTGAATGTCTACAGAATGCCGGAATGGATGCACAACGTTTGAACACGGGAGCACCGTATACGCTACATCAAACCGATCATCCAGGTCATCGGCATTCGTGGGTGGAGTCAGTAAGCAATATGACACAGCGTAATAGTTCGGCAGATCTGACCGTTTATAATGGGGATGTGGATAGTGTCAATAGTTCGCCGGGTGTAACCAAAAAGATTCTAGCACCAGAGTTCAATTTTGATGCCATGAAACGGGCCCTGGCCGAGCCCACAGAGACGGCCAAGAAGGAGCAACGTGAACGGCAAATGCAAATTGTTCAAACATTCCGTGAGGGCGAATTCGATGATCTAATGCGGCGAACAGAACCAAAG CATGAGCTAATACAAAATCGTCTTAATGAATTGTTCAACTCTTTGGCCGTTGAGCGTCAAATTACTCAGAGTGATAACAAGACAGCCCAATCCCAGGCTAGCCATGAGAAGCCAGTCTATGAAACAAATTTTCCCGAGCTGTTCTATTACTAG
- the LOC6638223 gene encoding protein lin-37 homolog: protein MKTPVKKSARGGSEMSLRLRGHSKESKTVAAASQLQEDDDIESDLPIRGRPSKKLLLQQQQQQRAQNYQVKLQPELKTVQAAAGAVGRSSAAADTPPAASSSTSSGATNSTKTKRSNAKKVVTTGAAAAAKLQSESYVMRLFERSLDLSKYNEKTPLYPICRAWMANQPRNPFVALYNTEGSEPVVKRDDNAEEVLAKLQSGEMKVLTDMPLARSTEMSIIPPRLEHKNEPKLQEGSSRELLLAANKKRWKKVRNHWLRHAQKYDHERYEVIDQIVNLLCKKEKAPEYP, encoded by the coding sequence ATGAAGACCCCGGTTAAGAAATCCGCACGTGGTGGAAGCGAAATGTCTCTGCGCCTACGTGGACACTCGAAGGAATCAAAGACAGTGGCAGCCGCCTCTCAATTGCAAGAGGATGACGATATTGAATCGGATTTGCCCATACGCGGACGCCCTTCAAAAAAGTTGTTActccaacaacagcagcagcaacgtgCCCAAAACTATCAGGTGAAACTACAGCCAGAATTAAAGACTGTCCAGGCAGCCGCTGGTGCTGTGGGCAGAAGCAGCGCTGCAGCTGACACACCGCCCGCtgcctcctcctccacctctTCTGGGGCGACCAACTCCACAAAAACCAAGCGCTCCAATGCCAAGAAAGTAGTCACCACTggtgccgccgccgctgccaagTTGCAAAGTGAATCCTATGTGATGCGCCTCTTCGAACGTAGCCTGGATCTGTCCAAGTATAATGAGAAAACTCCCCTCTATCCCATCTGTCGTGCTTGGATGGCCAATCAGCCGCGTAATCCCTTCGTCGCATTGTACAACACTGAGGGCTCGGAGCCAGTGGTCAAGCGTGACGACAATGCCGAAGAGGTTCTGGCCAAATTGCAAAGCGGTGAAATGAAGGTATTGACCGATATGCCACTGGCCCGTTCCACCGAAATGAGCATTATACCACCACGTCTGGAGCACAAGAACGAACCAAAGTTGCAGGAAGGCTCCTCGCGCGAACTGTTGCTGGCGGCCAACAAAAAACGTTGGAAGAAGGTTCGCAATCATTGGCTGAGACATGCCCAAAAATATGATCATGAACGCTACGAAGTAATCGATCAGATTGTCAATTTATTATGCAAGAAGGAGAAAGCACCAGAATACCCCTAA
- the LOC6638364 gene encoding uncharacterized protein LOC6638364 — MSRKQCSTNSRSGAKRRPPSIYKAASSQGSVPKQRNPFLLFLTQYRKNNKDANCHLPGKEVLIMAGKKWNSMNMVEKAPFLNAARRANYVFKLKNNPDANMVLDKLRGSVAGGKLDLQILWVLIEAIQSWRESVLRDLNRDKGKNFN, encoded by the coding sequence ATGAGTCGCAAGCAGTGCTCTACTAACTCCCGTTCGGGGGCAAAACGTCGTCCTCCATCTATTTATAAAGCGGCTTCCTCCCAAGGGTCCGTTCCTAAGCAACGTAACccttttttgttatttttgacTCAGTATCGTAAAAATAACAAGGACGCCAATTGCCacttacctggcaaagaagtCCTCATAATGGCTGGTAAGAAATGGAATAGCATGAACATGGTGGAGAAGGCGCCCTTTCTCAACGCGGCTCGCAGGGCGAATTAcgtttttaaattgaaaaacaatcCAGACGCCAACATGGTGTTGGATAAACTTCGCGGTAGTGTGGCAGGTGGAAAACTTGATCTACAAATCCTTTGGGTTTTAATCGAAGCAATTCAAAGTTGGAGGGAGAGTGTGTTAAGAGATCTAAATCGCGACAAGGgtaaaaactttaattaa
- the LOC6638222 gene encoding protein germ cell-less, with amino-acid sequence MGQIMGSVHSNVAEVFGSRRKRKHSTDAIQAQDEENAKQNATSPKKKKLLTTTQYIYKALFKEQQNSDVAVMAMDKVWHLHKVYLSQSPYFYTMFNGSWKEAQQSFIQITILDDRINVKSLDAVFGSMYSDEIEIEVADVIPVLATATLFHLDGIIDKCAEVMIDNINAETAIQYYDAACQYGVIAVKKSTFQWFQINLLSIYNKHPNLLRHISIELMTALTASHDLYVMQTEFSLYTLLRTWMFLRLHPEYDPEDPAQRAEAQKTQERLANAGVDTHTPSSDLPQWTFFATRTEERSFLATPEGQAYVPVFQKLRTQYLTNHYMDLKIIFNDNIIPKEWLYRHMHSHWDALLRIDHGQEDGCPQQLDKEQFFENCMRCGRLLLEPGYQKWRWTGFNYGMDLILIMDSRRLNIRRHHRHEHERVLSLQTKRKFMVRTTVTSINAQRQPIFTQTSEITSLSLEKNEEVPLMVLDSKLVHPLLISINILVVMPPNQSFKEIVPMSEEFSAGTSLSIPISEIGDNCERPLTPASADDSAVFVNGGDSETSTPSSPSPRRRITWSLNDPLHSNNHDGDQLCNNLGC; translated from the exons ATGGGTCAGATTATGGGTTCCGTGCATAGCAATGTGGCCGAGGTGTTTGGCAGTCGACGCAAAAGGAAACACAGCACCGATGCCATCCAGGCCCAAGATGAGGAGAATGCCAAACAGAATGCCACATCGCCCAAGAA aaAGAAGCTACTGACCACCACTCAGTATATATATAAGGCCCTGTTCAAGGAGCAACAGAATTCCGATGTGGCTGTAATGGCTATGGATAAGGTTTGGCATCTGCATAAGGTCTATCTCAGTCAGAGTCCATATTTCTATACCATGTTCAATGGATCGTGGAAGGAGGCCCAACAGAGTTTTATACAAATCACCATACTGGATGATCGAATCAATGTTAAGAGTTTGGATGCCGTTTTTGGTTCCATGTACTCGGATGAGATAGAGATTGAGGTGGCCGATGTGATACCAGTTTTAGCCACAGCCACACTCTTTCATTTGGATGGCATCATTGATAAGTGTGCCGAGGTAATGATCGATAATATCAATGCAGAGACGGCTATACAATATTATGATGCTGCCTGTCAATATGGTGTGATTGCTGTCAAGAAATCCACTTTCCAATGGTTCCAAATCAATCTATTGAGCATTTACAATAAACATCCCAATCTTCTACGGCATATATCGATTGAATTGATGACTGCTTTGACTGCTAGCCATGATCTCTATGTTATGCAAACGGAATTCTCACTCTACACACTTTTGCGTACTTGGATGTTTTTGCGTTTGCATCCCGAATATGATCCCGAGGATCCAGCGCAACGGGCTGAGGCTCAAAAGACCCAAGAACGGCTGGCCAATGCTGGTGTGGATACACATACGCCGAGTAGTGATTTACCACAGTGGACATTCTTTGCCACACGAACGGAGGAACGTTCATTTCTGGCCACACCCGAGGGACAGGCCTATGTGCCTGTGTTTCAGAAATTGCGTACCCAATATCTCACAAATCATTATATGGACTTGAAGATTATATTCAATGATAATATTATACCCAAGGAATGGCTATATCGTCATATGCATAGCCATTGGGATGCTCTGCTGCGCATTGATCATGGTCAAGAGGATGG CTGCCCCCAACAATTGGATAAGGAACAATTCTTTGAGAATTGCATGCGCTGTGGCCGTCTTCTTCTAGAGCCTGGTTATCAAAAATGGCGCTGGACGGGTTTCAACTATGGCATGGATCTCATACTTATAATGGATTCACGTAGACTGAACATCAGACGTCATCATCGGCATGAGCATGAGCGTGTCCTGAGTCTGCAGACTAAACGCAAATTTATGGTACGCACTACAGTGACCTCGATAAATGCTCAACGTCAGCCCATATTCACTCAAACATCGGAGATTACATCCCTGAGTCTGGAGAAGAATGAGGAAGTGCCATTGATGGTTCTAGACTCAAAGCTAGTGCATCCTTTGCTAATATCCATTAATATATTGGTTGTAATGCCACCCAATCAAAGTTTCAAGGAAATTGTACCCATGAGTGAGGAATTCTCGGCAGGAACATCGCTCTCTATACCCATATCCGAAATTGGGGATAATTGTGAACGTCCCCTAACACCGGCCAGTGCAGATGATTCGGCGGTGTTTGTAAATGGCGGTGATTCGGAGACATCAACCCCATCATCACCGTCGCCAAGAAGACGCATCACCTGGTCTCTCAATGATCCACTTCACTCCAATAATCATGACGGTGATCAATTGTGTAATAATTTAGGATGCTGA